TAGGGTCTGATGtatcacggctgtcagccaatcagcattcagtgcttGAACCACCCTGTTTATAATACTATTTCTATGAGCCTCATACCCCGTTTATAATACTATTTCTATGAGCCTCATACCCCGTTTACAATACTATTTCTATGAGCCTCATACCCCGTTTATAATACTCTTTCTATGAGCCTCATACCCCGTTTTATAATACTCTTTCTATGAGCCTCATACCCCGTTTATATTACTCTTTCTATGAGCCTCATACCCCGTTTATAAAACTCTTTCTATGAGCCTCATACCCCGTTTATAATACTCTTTCTATGAGCCTCATACCCCGTTTATAATACTCTTTCTATGAGCCTCATACCCCGTTTATAATACTCTTTCTATGAGCCTCATACCCTCGCAGACGCTTTTACTGACTACGAGGGATATAGGACCATAGCATGGAGATTTAACCCTCATTTCTatttaacttttttattttttattattaattaaATATGATGATTAAAATACATCTTAAGGCCTTTCCGAATTCTTGTAACCCCCCTCAGTCTTCCATATGGGGATTATCCTGCTAACTTCTGCTAACCTTTCTCTCCTGGACTCTCCTCCTCTTGTTTTTGCCCTTAGACAACACACCTGGTAACTTTAGACCAGTGGGTAAGATGAGATGGctaactgtgtgtttgtgtgggagcTGGAGGACTTCATCCAGATTTCTCTGTCCCCTTTTGGTCTGTGTAATGTACTGCACCATGTTTACAGTGGTCGTCTTTGTGGTGTGCTACGTCGTTGAATACGGTGCTCATCTGTGGAACTCTGCATGGATTGTCTGCATGGTAGAACTACGTTGAACTGGGTCATCAGGACTGGGGTTGGTAGCCTGAGAGAGGAGACCGAGACATTGATTGTGTCCACAAATAGACCTGTCCAACTCACGTGACTGTAAAGACAGGCAGCCTCAGTGTCTGTCTGGTTATTGACCTTTATCGTTGCCTGTTTAACTGTAATTTCATGAAGTCATGTTGTGCTGTACTCTCCTTTTCTCCTGAATGATCCATTGTCCTACCTAGAACAGAATACTGAAATATACTTGTTGTGAATTATGTTTCTATATTTGTATCTATTGTGGTGAGGGAATATGTTGAGATGAAACATTTTTTATAGAGGATGAGACATTTGTGACTTGAGATTTCTCGAACCAGCTTAATCGAGATTTGAGTGCATGTGTCTGTTGTAATGGCTGGTAGCAACCTGCAAGTATAGACTAGCGagtgtgtctctgtttctgtgtggTCTATGTATGAAGTCTCTGACTGTAGGTGATGAGGGCTGGTGTCGCCGAGCTGGGTGTGTCTGCGGTTGAATGGGTTCCTGCCCACGTGAAGTTGAAGTCTGTTTTCTCCCTCCccgacctctctctctatcaccgtctctgtctctctctctctgtctctctcacttccaGGCCGTGTGCGTACCAGGAGAACAAGTTCGGGGAGCGGTGTGGGGGCGAGTCCCTCAGTCATAGACAGTAGGGGGAGGAGTCGAGCCAAAATGGTGTCAGTGTCTCAACGTGAGTATCTTCCCCCGATATATGTGCATCATGCCGGAATTTTAAAAAACACACGGTTTCTAGATCAGTGTTTCTTGATCCCGGGGACCCATAGGTGCACATATTTGATTTTGCCCTGATTCCACTAATCAAGTCATCAAACTtttaatcaggtgtgtagtgccaGGGCAAAAACAAATATGTGCACCTATGGGTCCCCGGGATCAAGAAACACTGATCTGGAGCAATTGTTTGACATTTTTACCACCTTTTCAGCATTGTGTGGGTATGCATTCTTCTCCCTTTATAAGTACACCATGCTATGTCGTGTTGCAGCTGGCAGTCGTTCTGGCTCCCCTGGTCGTCTCCTGAGCCATACATACGGCAGGATCTCCAGGGCCACTGCAGGGACAACACCAGCAGAAAGGAGGCCTAAAGTCCCCCGCAGCCATGGCTGCAGCCGAGACACCAGTCCAGACAGATCAGGCCTGGGTAAGGACCAGGaaggacaacacacacagacacacggaagACAGAAAACAGCCCTCTACAGCTGTACTCCGAGTCTCCAacctctctgctctctgaacCACCTAATCTCCTGTCTGTCACTGAGTGCAAccttgtctcctcctctgtcctggctAACTTAACTCCTCTACCTCcgctgagctctctctctctgagtgtgtTGGACTGTCTATCTGGCTGTGTGTTATAAAGCTCTTTCTTCCTcctgctgctctctctcgctgtcccccCGCCCCCCACCACTATGCTAGCGAGGAGTCGTATCCCCCGGCCCAGCATGAGTCAGGGCTGCAGCAGGGACACCTCTAGGGAGAGCAGCCGAGATACCAGCCCCGCTCGGGGATTCTCTCCTCTGGGTGAGTACAGTATAGTAACGTGCCCAGCCCAGAGACCATAGCCACCAAGACCCTCAATGGCTGGTTGCCGGGGGCCTGAACCCTGACTAGCCCTATCTAGAGTAGAACACAAAGGCCATCATCAGACCACAAGAAAATCAACCGAAACGAACCTCTTCTGCTTCCATCTTCTGCATGCTTTTTACTTGTCTTTCAAATTTCCCCTTTCACTCCTGAGTGACAACAACATTTTCCTCaacaaccattttttttttactagtcATGCCAGAGTCATTGATGACATGGCATGGGATGAGTTGACGCTGGTGTCCGCTGTCAGCTTATAGACTTGCGATCAGAGCCTTTGTGTCCAATGCCGGGATGCCTCTCAGCATTCTTGGCGCCAATGTTTGCATGAAGCCAGTTAGCGTCGTCACATGGTAGAATACCTCCTCCTCAGGTTGACAGGCATGTACTGTATGAGTTGTAGAAGTGTCTAACTTCACTTcctggtcacactttatttggatagtctggGTTTTCCATCTGTAGCTCTATAGATGGTCATACTATCTATTGATAAGCAACTGGTTGCTACGGTTACGGTTAGATTTAGAATAAgcgttagggtaggggttagggttagtagatggactatccaaataaagtatCAACCCCCCCACTCCCTCCCATGTTCCTTCTCTAGCATCCAGACGTGTCTCCCGCTCCACCAGTGCTCTCCACTCGGCTGAGTCTGTGGGCCACTCAGGTGACCTGTCCTGCATGTCTCTATTAGACCAGACAAATGGCATGTCAGTGTTCCATGGTGCAGTTCACCTCAATCACCCACAGGGGGCGACGGCTGAGCATCCTCCTTATTTCAGTTTGGATGCGTCTTATTTTTCAAGTCAATCTGTTGTTTTGTTTCACTGTTTTTGTTAGTACGCGTTTGTTTTTATTGGTCCTTATACTGTGCTGTAAAATAAAACTTCAATTCATCATATTATTTTGTGCTATACACTGTATCTTCTCTTGAGTTTCTCATGACCTGCTGATGTAATTTGCTTCATTTGTTTTCCCCCCGTGACTTTTATTCCCCATTTTAGTTTATAGGTCGACTGCTTTTCCTTTGTAATACTGTATTACTGTGCTCCTAATAATACTACAATACTATTCTAAAAGTATTATaatatctctgtgtttcctccagAGCGTCTAGGTCTGGCCCACCAGGCCCGTATCTCAGCCTCTGTCAACGCCATGaggatcctcaacactgggaccgaGGTGGAGGCAGCTGTAGCCGACGCCCTGTTACTAGGCGACGCCAGGAACAACAAGGTGGAGGTTTACCTCGTCACGTGCGACTTAGATTCTCTATCCTCTTTACCATCTGAATCATAGCGTATGCTGATCATAATAGCTTTGACGGCTTTTTCTCTCGGGGGGACATTTTGTTGGATTTACGTCTATGTTGACTCGTATTTGCCTCTCGAATGCAGTCTTATGGCAGCTTGTTGAACAGGAAGTGTCATCGATTTCTCTTCACTCGGTGGCATGACTTAGTGAGCACGCTGTGTATGTACCCGCACGAACATTTGACCTCTTAACCCTTGACCCCTCCAGCGGCGGCCAGTCAGACGGCGGTACGAGTCCCCGGGGATCTACTCAGACGACGACGCTAACAGCGATGCCAGCAGCGCCTGCTCTGAGCGCTCGTATGGCTCGCGGAACGGCGGCCCCCCCCACTACATGAGACAGACGGAGGACGTGGCCGAGGTGCTGAACCACTGTGCCAGTTCCAACTGgtctgagaggaaggaggggctGCTGGGACTACAGAACCTGCTCGTTAGCCAGAGAATTCTCAGGTGGGATAGAGACCATCTGTTTTTGAACTTTTGTAATGTGATGCATTTGAGGCCGTCACCGAGACAACTGTCCTCTAGATGAAAAATCTGGCTGAAACCAAAAGGTGTTGTACGATTGATCGCCTTACTTTTTTCCCCCCGCTCGTGTTTCTCAGTCGTGTGGAGCTGAAGCGATTGTGTGAGATCTTCACAAGGATGTTTGCTGACCCACACAGCAAGGTGAGCCCACAATAGAAACGCCCCATGTCTGATATAACCTGGGTTCTGACGTGAAGCTAATGTAGTTACTGTACTAACTAACTGTCTGTTTTTGTGTCGCATGGTGGTCTTTGCGGTGGACTTGTAACATCAGCGAGTAAGTGTTTTTGGTTTTGTCCGTCACCTTTTTGAATAGTAATGCAATCGATTCCGACTATTCAGATAGTTGATTGATGAATTATTGTTGTTCTGTATGTTGTCCTACTGTAATAATCATTAACAGTGATGTAAATACCTATAGCCTATTATTGAGTGACTGACTGGGTGGTCACTGTGTCTGATCTCAGGTGTTCAGCATGTTTCTGGAGACCCTGGTAGACTTTATCACCCTACACAGAGAGGACGTGCAGGACTGGCTGTTTGTCCTGCTCACCCAGCTGCTGAAGAAGATGGGAGCTGACCTCCTGGGTTCAGTACAGGCCAAGGTCCAGAAGGCTCTGGACGTCACCAGGTCAGAACTAAAGCTCCATCTCTGTTCCTGTTCTCACACAGGTCTTTTTCCCCACTTCTTGCTTTTCAGCACAATTCCACCAActggtggatgtgtaaccagggctactcagtacagcttggtttagCTTGGCTTGGTAGTGTGAAAAGCCCTTAGATGTTGCTTTTGGCTGTTTGTGGAGTTTTTAGTGCGGGGTTCCCCAACTGACGGCCCACTGGCACCCCCcatgttttctgagcaaaaaaatacgaataaaaaaatatatctatattttttgcATTTTCAGTGTTCAAAttaaacaccaggaaatcaggtCCAGCtgattttatttttgtaaatttgTTCCCAAGTATTTCCACGCAcaatagagagacacgtgatcatatacaaatgtaagcaaggtttgaaatgattatgttttagtcaaatattatatctgtttggtcttcttgcagtcaatttgcagtctacaagtGATTTGTAATTATGTATCGGCTCCCCTGAAAATCCACTCAGCAAAAGAAACCGTCCCGTGCCTGAATCTAGATGATGATCTTTGTTCTAGTGGATCAACCCCTCTCATCTCATGCCTTTATCtctttattttcctctctctttcccagggACTCATTCCCATTCGACCAGCAGTTTAACATCCTGATGCGTTTCATCGTGGACCAGACCCAGACCCCCAACCTGAAGGTCAAGGTGGCCATCCTGAGGTACATTGAGTGCCTGGCCCGTCAAATGGACCCCGCAGACTTTGTCAACTCCAGCGAGACGCGCCTGGCCGTCTCCCGCATCATCACCTGGACCACGGAACCAAAGAGCTCCGACGTCCGGAAGGTGGGCAGAGTTGGGTTTGTTTCCATAGCAATAGCGTCAGGCACTTTTCCTTTAATTGACTTTATATTTCACAGGGGCAATGCACATTAATCAGCATTTCTGTAAATGTCCCAGATTTAACCAGCCGGCCAATTTTCAACTGATCAGCCAAAGCTCCAAAATAACTATTGTTTGCTGACTTCATCCATTTTtggttgtttttatttttttaaattttaaactGCTAATTTCCCCAACCTACCTGTCGGTCAACCCCCAACCCCAGAGCTTCCACCATAGCTGGGCAGGTGAGGAGTTGTCAGGCAGGCCCAGCACCACCGTAGCCTCTCTACCTGGAGAGGGGAACGTGGAGGAGAGGTGCAAGCAGGTAGTTGAGCCCCCCGACCCATCAGTCAGCTGCACGGTCTGCAGTCTGCCTCACATAACTTCCTCAAGCCTgggctctctgtctctaacccaacTTGGCCTTGCTGGCACACAGAGTTGTTTCTGCTTTATAACTGAATGTAAAGGACAGTGCAGGGGTGGGATTGGGGACTGAATTGGCTCTGAATGAGCCATAACAGTTGTTTCTACTTTCAAAGGTTTCTTCATAATGAGTGAATGttaaagtggcaatcagcagttgaaatgATAACGAAGGTGTGGACCCCACCACTGTTTCGCTAAAAAGCTGAGCGAttgggctggagaaatgcaaccactctccAATTCATAGACAGAGCGAGGGATGCAAGGGACTGGCCATGCATGATATCAAGATGATAGTTTTAactatgttttgaggctataccgGGTTTGTTTACATTGACTTTGTTTACAAACGGAGGTGTTGAACAAGCTTACATTTAggattctgatggggtacgacagttgagctgagctcatgaggcatttcataagttcaagaatcaatgggtgcaTATACAATTCACGTAGAAGTCAAAACATTCAtctagcaactgcagattgcccctttaagcgACGGGGTGGGAATGGGCAACATAATGGCTCTGAATGTGTGCTAATATTGCGTTTTGATAGTAGCCTGTGCTGCTGTTACTTGTTCCTCATGGTTCTTGTCTTGTTTATCTGCGGTGACCAGGTTTGGTTGACCGACATGCATGGGATTCACACGAGAGAAACATTGATACGGGTTTTTAACTGTTTTACAAGAACTGACAATGGTTTTACCTCGCCTGACTAACTGAATGCTAACGGAACCTAAACAAATATGTACTACTGTATTTCTGTGCAGTGTTTATTGGCTCATGTATTTGTTAATCCATTGACTGATGGTTCTGTAAGAGCAGAATGGGCTTGTCGAATGTTCTGTCGCTTCTCTAAGCGTCAGATATTACCTTGAAATGCACATTATCGCGTGATATCAtatgtcgatgttaatggggaaAAAGTGAACGCCCTCTTTGATGACCTCTAGCCATTGACCTCTCTGTGACCCTTTAATCCCCAGGCGGCTCAGGTGGTTCTGATCGCCTTGTTTGAGCTGAACACCCCAGAGTTCACCATGCTGCTGGGGGCCCTGCCCAAGACCTTCCAGGACGGAGCCACTAAACTGCTGCATAGCCACCTGCGGAACTCCAGCAACACCAGAGTGGTAAGACCTGACTCTGACGTTCACGTGTAATCCACATCATCGAGAGGATGAGACTGAGCAGGGATAaaatggctgtgtcccaaatatcTACTCGCCATGAGAAGATGAGCAGTGAATTTACACAGGGCAACTTGAATAGCGCATTTGCTCAGGAAGGTCCTCTCGAATACGCTGAATATCTTCTCGCTGGTAGTGTTAGCCAGCAACCTGAACTTTGTTTGCTGTCACATGGACAGTAGTTGTATTGTAATCTAAATATACTGGGATAGCAttatataattaagcaataaagaCAGAGGAGGTTTGTTATATTGCCAATATAACACGGTTATGGGCTGTTCttagagtgcctggatacagcccttagccgtggtatattggtcatataccacaaacccctgaggtgccttattgctattggttaccaatgtaattagagcagtaaaaatacatgttttgtcttacccgtggtatacggtctgatgtactacagctgtcagccaatcaccattcagggctcgaaccacccaggttataatgtactgtactttCTCCGATTTCTGTGTGATCCGCAGGCTTCTCCCAGTAGCACCATGGGACGTACTCCTCCCCCACCTCGCCACCCCAGCAGTCGCAGcagccccctcacctctcccaccAACTGCTCCCATGGGGGGCTCTCTCCCAGGTAGGTCTGACCTTTAATACCTGGTCCCCAACACAACATAGAAGTTAGTTACATCGCTACTAACAACGACAACAAGCAGTCCCCCCTCTCCGCACTGTTCCCTCCTCAcgtttctctttttctcccttgCGACTCTATTCCCccttttctttccctccctcccttcctccctcttacCCTCCCTTGCCGTGCTCTGTGTACGTTACAGCCGGCTATGGGGTTGGAGTGCTGATGGCCTGTCAAAGtacccccctcccttcccttctcctctctcctccacccctgctGCCCCCTCCCTCAAGACCCTACGGAGTGCTTACTCTCCCAGGTACAATGTCACATAGCTGTGTCACCCTTGGTTTGTCCCTACCCCACGGTCTAGTTTGTTTTTCCTTTCACTTCCTTTTTTTCTCCTCCATTCTGCAGCAACAGTTCACCACATTAACACCTTGACTCACCAGCCTGTTCCACTCTCTCTGTCAACACGTACTGTTAAGCACGGTTGATCTTTTATATGAAAAGGATGGTCGTGTAGCGGGATAAACTGCTTGAAATGACATCTTTACATACTAGGTAAATAAAATGGTGTCGTTTCAACCAGTTTTTCCCACTGGGCAGACGTCTTCGTCCCGTGGCGGTGTTGTATGTTGGTGTCCTACTTGAATAATAACCCTGCCCTCCCGGTGTGACCTGAAGCATGTTGGAGTACGACACAGAGAACCTGAACACCGATCAGATCTATAGCTCCCTGCGAGGCGTCACTGAGGCCATCCAGAACTTCAGCTTCCGCAGTCAGGAGGACCTCATGGAGCCGGGCAGAGGCAAGAGAGAGGACACGGTGAGAGGCTTGGGCAATTCCCTACTATTctccactcactccctccctcgtTGATTTAAAAGATTTGGATTGTTAGAATGGACTAGAGGGAGTATCTTCCAACAGCCCATTCCTTTTAAATCCAGAGGGGGGATTGGGGGATTGAACAAGTGCACTTGTTTGGCAACTGTTCTCTAGTCAATATACGTTTAGTTATTtttataaaactgtatgtttgttaTGTCACGTTTTAACAATAGTCTTGTTTCTCCTCAGCCGGGTGTTGGAACAGCATCACACTCTGGTGCCGACGTGGTGGAGGGGCCCGGGGGTCGCACGGCCCTGGACAACAAGACCTCCCTACTCAACACCCCCTCCCCCCGTTCCTTCTCCGGCCCCCGGGTCCGCGACTACAACCCCTACAACTACTCTGACACCATCAGCGCCTACGACAAGGCTGCCCTGAGAGAGACGGTGTACGAGGACGACGTGGAGCAGCTTCGAGATGGTGAGGCTGTCTCAAgggtctgaaatggcaccctgttccctatgctacttttctgaaatggcaccctattccctatatagtgcactacttttgaccacccTATTCCTTTcatagctctggtcaaaagtagtgagctatatagagaatagggtgccattttggatggtCATAAtacatttaagcaataaggcccaggTGTGGTATATAACATAAACACCTGAGGTGCTTTATttctgttataaactggttaccaacgtaattagagctgtAAAAATACACGTTTCATCATACCCGTTTGTCAGCTAATCAGCATTCGGGGCTTGAACCACCCTGTTTATAATAAGCTATATATTAACTGTAagggagaccccccccccccccaaccctcttCCTCGCAGGCCGCCAAGAGTGTGGTGGAGAAAACAAGATGCTGCACACCAAGAACAGTTCCCCTGCGGAGCAGCTGGGACTGGTGATTGACTGAATTAATTTGACAATGTTTTCTATGTTTTACGATAGCTACATAATAACATTTTGAAGTCACGGACATGGAGGTCCTATTAAATTCCATTTAGTgatctatatgtaattctatggacACTGACTAATATCTATTGTGGTCGTTGAAAGGTGGGTGAGCTGCTGAAGGAGCTGTCTAACCCCAGTGAGaggccagaggagaggaggggagcccTGGTGGAGCTGCTGAAGATAGCCCGGGAGGACAGCCTGGCAGTGTGGGAGGAACACTTCAAAACcatgctgctcctgctgctggagACTCTGTCAGACCAAGATGTAAGGACTCTGGATGAATGGATaaatggatggatagagagataggaAGAAAAACAGCAATCAACCAAGTTAACTCTATTTTAGGAGCAATGCCACAATCTGATGCTTGAATCCACTGTTCTTCCTTCCACTGTCTCTGAGCATGTCGTGTCCTTTTCCCCCAACCTGCAGCACACCATCCGGGCACTGGCGCTACGAGTGCTGAAGGAGATCTTACGCAACCAGCCTGCCCGCTTCAAGAACTACGCAGAACTCACCATCATGAAGACCCTGGAGCTACACAAAGACTCCCACAAAGAGGTAGCTCTCACTGGCTCTCTCCGTCTATGAGGCTCTGCTTTAGAGGACATGCTAAGTCTACACTTCTTGAATTAACAGCTTTCAAATCTGTGATGATGTGTTAGTTTTTTTATGGAGATGATAGCTCTTGAAATAAAATTATGAAAAGACTGTTGGGATGAAGTGTAGTCTTGCCTGTggctgtacagtaccagtcaaaaatttggacaccaactcattcaagggtttttatttttactattttctacattgtagaataatagtgaagacatcaaaactatgaaataacacgtatggaatcatgtagtaaacaagaaagtgttaaacaaatcaaatattttatatttgagattcttcaaagtagccaccctttgccttgatgacagctttgcacagacttggcattctctcaaccagcttcacgaggaatgcttttccaaccgtcttgaaggagttcccacatatgctgagcactcgttggctgcttttccttcactctgcggtccaactcatcccaaaccatctcaattgggttacggtctggtgattgtggaggccaggtcatctgttgcagcactccactcaccagcaaagcacactcacacctcctcctccatgcatcacagtgggaaccacacgtggagatcattctactctgcgtctcacaaagacacggtggttggaacctaAAATCTgaaatttgtactcatcagaccaaaggacagagttccactggtctaatgttcattgctcgtgtttcttaggccaagcaagtctcttcttcgtattggtgtcctttagtagtggtttctttgcagcaattcgaccatgaaggcctgattcatgcagtctcctctgaacagttgatgttgagatctgtctgttacttgaactctgtaaagcatttatttgggctgcaatcttaGGTGcatttaactctaatgaatttgtcctctgcagcagaggtaactatgggtcttcctttcctgtggtggtcctcatgagagacagtttcatcatagcgcttgatggtttttgcgactgccctatttggtgttttaccaaatagggctatcttctgtataccacccctaccttgtcacaacacaactgattggctcaaatgcatgaagaaggacagaaattccataaattaacttttaacaaggcacacctgttaattgaaatgcattccaggtgactacctcaggaagctggttgagagaatgccaaccttgcacaaagctgtcatcaaggcaaaaggtggctactttgaagaatctcaaacataaaacatattttgatttgtttaacactgtcttggttactacatgatttcatagttttgatgccttcagtattattctacaatgtagaaaatagtaaaaaataaagaaaaacccttgaatgagtagccgtgtccaaacttttgactggtactgtacatgtaccCTT
This is a stretch of genomic DNA from Oncorhynchus mykiss isolate Arlee chromosome 7, USDA_OmykA_1.1, whole genome shotgun sequence. It encodes these proteins:
- the LOC110527497 gene encoding CLIP-associating protein 1-B isoform X7 produces the protein MEWNMEYCMEQVMQKDLGRRLQVGQDIIDSILDKDKSQDLEQDQTMLDRMVDGVATNWVNSSNFKVALLGMEILTALVTRLQERFRTQIGTVLPSLIDRLGDSKDQVRDQDQALLLKIMDQAANPQYVWDRMLGGFKHKNNRTRESVCICLIATLNVYGAQGLTLSKIVPHICNLLGDPTSQVRDGAMNCLVEIYRHVGERVRMDLGKKGLPQSRLNVIFSKFDEVQRSGNMILSPVSDKNYDDDDSVDGGRSSSSKGPSSGKKAVSMGSFRRPSSASSTKSTGRDGPSAAAAGAVDEEDFIRAFEEVSTMELFSNREMEDAMTKIREVLADDKRDWEHRVTALKKMRSLLLAGAVEFDGFSQQLRLTEAAFKMSSKDLRSQVVREACITLGHLSYILGNRFDHCAESIMPTLLTLVSNSAKVMATSGIAVIRLIIRHTHYPRLIPIVTSSCQSKSVAVRRRCFEFLDLLLQEWQTNSLERNVAVLTETIKKGVHDADSEARSVARKCYWTFHGHFSREAEQLFQALESSYQKALQSHMKSSDSILSLPASDRSSSSSQESLNRPQSAKSSMGNTVTRTKAAPSRGPSTPGSLQRSRSDVDVNAAATASAKTRMTPVPASPAPFSAASALPPGSYASLDNTPGNFRPVGRVRTRRTSSGSGVGASPSVIDSRGRSRAKMVSVSQPGSRSGSPGRLLSHTYGRISRATAGTTPAERRPKVPRSHGCSRDTSPDRSGLARSRIPRPSMSQGCSRDTSRESSRDTSPARGFSPLASRRVSRSTSALHSAESVGHSERLGLAHQARISASVNAMRILNTGTEVEAAVADALLLGDARNNKRRPVRRRYESPGIYSDDDANSDASSACSERSYGSRNGGPPHYMRQTEDVAEVLNHCASSNWSERKEGLLGLQNLLVSQRILSRVELKRLCEIFTRMFADPHSKRVFSMFLETLVDFITLHREDVQDWLFVLLTQLLKKMGADLLGSVQAKVQKALDVTRDSFPFDQQFNILMRFIVDQTQTPNLKVKVAILRYIECLARQMDPADFVNSSETRLAVSRIITWTTEPKSSDVRKSFHHSWAGEELSGRPSTTVASLPGEGNVEERCKQAAQVVLIALFELNTPEFTMLLGALPKTFQDGATKLLHSHLRNSSNTRVASPSSTMGRTPPPPRHPSSRSSPLTSPTNCSHGGLSPSMLEYDTENLNTDQIYSSLRGVTEAIQNFSFRSQEDLMEPGRGKREDTPGVGTASHSGADVVEGPGGRTALDNKTSLLNTPSPRSFSGPRVRDYNPYNYSDTISAYDKAALRETVYEDDVEQLRDGRQECGGENKMLHTKNSSPAEQLGLVGELLKELSNPSERPEERRGALVELLKIAREDSLAVWEEHFKTMLLLLLETLSDQDHTIRALALRVLKEILRNQPARFKNYAELTIMKTLELHKDSHKEVVRAAEESASTLAGSIHPEQCIKVLCPIVQTADYPINLASIKMQTKVIERITKESLHQLLPDIIPGLLQGYDNTESSVRKASVFCLVAVYSVIGEELKPYLAQLTGSKMKLLNLYIKRAQTSTSNSSSSSDISSY
- the LOC110527497 gene encoding CLIP-associating protein 1 isoform X16, with protein sequence MLRKLVCRKICAYKNYDDDDSVDGGRSSSSKGPSSGKKAVSMGSFRRPSSASSTKSTGRDGPSAAAAGAVDEEDFIRAFEEVSTMELFSNREMEDAMTKIREVLADDKRDWEHRVTALKKMRSLLLAGAVEFDGFSQQLRLTEAAFKMSSKDLRSQVVREACITLGHLSYILGNRFDHCAESIMPTLLTLVSNSAKVMATSGIAVIRLIIRHTHYPRLIPIVTSSCQSKSVAVRRRCFEFLDLLLQEWQTNSLERNVAVLTETIKKGVHDADSEARSVARKCYWTFHGHFSREAEQLFQALESSYQKALQSHMKSSDSILSLPASDRSSSSSQESLNRPQSAKSSMGNTVTRTKAAPSRGPSTPGSLQRSRSDVDVNAAATASAKTRMTPVPASPAPFSAASALPPGSYASLDNTPGNFRPVGRVRTRRTSSGSGVGASPSVIDSRGRSRAKMVSVSQPGSRSGSPGRLLSHTYGRISRATAGTTPAERRPKVPRSHGCSRDTSPDRSGLARSRIPRPSMSQGCSRDTSRESSRDTSPARGFSPLASRRVSRSTSALHSAESVGHSERLGLAHQARISASVNAMRILNTGTEVEAAVADALLLGDARNNKRRPVRRRYESPGIYSDDDANSDASSACSERSYGSRNGGPPHYMRQTEDVAEVLNHCASSNWSERKEGLLGLQNLLVSQRILSRVELKRLCEIFTRMFADPHSKRVFSMFLETLVDFITLHREDVQDWLFVLLTQLLKKMGADLLGSVQAKVQKALDVTRDSFPFDQQFNILMRFIVDQTQTPNLKVKVAILRYIECLARQMDPADFVNSSETRLAVSRIITWTTEPKSSDVRKSFHHSWAGEELSGRPSTTVASLPGEGNVEERCKQAAQVVLIALFELNTPEFTMLLGALPKTFQDGATKLLHSHLRNSSNTRVASPSSTMGRTPPPPRHPSSRSSPLTSPTNCSHGGLSPSRLWGWSADGLSKYPPPFPSPLSSTPAAPSLKTLRSAYSPSMLEYDTENLNTDQIYSSLRGVTEAIQNFSFRSQEDLMEPGRGKREDTPGVGTASHSGADVVEGPGGRTALDNKTSLLNTPSPRSFSGPRVRDYNPYNYSDTISAYDKAALRETVYEDDVEQLRDGRQECGGENKMLHTKNSSPAEQLGLVGELLKELSNPSERPEERRGALVELLKIAREDSLAVWEEHFKTMLLLLLETLSDQDHTIRALALRVLKEILRNQPARFKNYAELTIMKTLELHKDSHKEVVRAAEESASTLAGSIHPEQCIKVLCPIVQTADYPINLASIKMQTKVIERITKESLHQLLPDIIPGLLQGYDNTESSVRKASVFCLVAVYSVIGEELKPYLAQLTGSKMKLLNLYIKRAQTSTSNSSSSSDISSY